A stretch of Mesorhizobium sp. L-2-11 DNA encodes these proteins:
- a CDS encoding conjugal transfer protein TraD gives MARTSLAERMSRLEQQRAKLAQQEAKLKADERKQRTRRLVEAGTLIERAGLLDLEETALYGALLSLAADAGDRAKIAGWTKAGKTALDQATVGKNATTEPLIVIFPAPLPTPFATRLRGAGLRWNKVMQHWEGLADHDVVAALAAEQSGSVRRVHSAAESDRERNTKS, from the coding sequence ATGGCCCGCACCTCACTTGCCGAACGCATGAGCCGCCTGGAGCAGCAGCGGGCGAAACTCGCCCAGCAGGAGGCAAAACTCAAGGCGGACGAACGCAAGCAGCGCACCCGCCGCCTCGTCGAAGCCGGGACCCTCATCGAGCGCGCCGGATTATTGGACCTGGAGGAAACCGCCCTTTATGGTGCGTTGTTGTCGCTTGCTGCTGACGCAGGCGACAGGGCAAAAATCGCCGGGTGGACGAAGGCTGGCAAAACCGCGCTCGATCAGGCTACGGTCGGCAAGAACGCAACAACCGAACCGTTGATCGTCATCTTCCCTGCACCGCTGCCGACCCCATTCGCGACCCGCCTGCGCGGCGCCGGCCTGCGCTGGAACAAAGTCATGCAGCACTGGGAAGGGCTGGCGGATCACGACGTCGTCGCAGCACTTGCCGCGGAACAGAGCGGCAGCGTGCGGCGCGTTCATTCCGCGGCAGAGTCCGATCGCGAGCGCAACACAAAATCTTGA